Proteins from one Victivallis lenta genomic window:
- a CDS encoding ATP-dependent RecD-like DNA helicase: protein MSGLEARERAVLRGEIARIIYENDDGSFAVLRIRETGSREYTARGALAGLAAGQEVELEGFWEQHAEFGRQFRAESFRIILPSTPDGIKRYLSSGAIPGIGKKTAGLIVDHFKEKTLDMLDGGASCLEQVPGIGPKKAEAVARVWRESAARRDSYIFMQGLGISPAFCSRLFKRYGEAAPQMVRTNPYRLAEEVDGIGFLKADEIARALGVARDAVSRLTAAAVFTLNNMIANGNVCCTLEELMAATADLAGVPPGTARLGIEAAVERRLLRIMDNRIYTPMLARAELELPELVARLACQPVFAGKKLRPVAGGKLLLAEEQQLAVDRVNESPLTIITGGPGVGKTTVVGEIVRRARKAGLRIGIAAPTGRAAKRLSESTGSAAKTIHRLLQFDPATNKFTYGAGAPLPYDLLIVDEVSMLDLLLAQALFRAIEPGCSVVLVGDRDQLPSVGPGTVLESFLASGWFRVTQLERIFRQAEGSRIIVNAHRVNRGVMPEKPQMQDGELADFYWIEQDDPEKALAIIEKMVAERIPARFPFDPVDDVQILTPMNRGCCGTVTINERLEALLNPGDKIAFRFGERMFKLGDKVMQIANNYDKSVFNGDMGRITRIMPEAKKFTVVFDGPHSVDYALDEADQLTLSYAVTVHKAQGSEFPVVVLPFLTQHYMMLQRNLLYTAMTRAKKLLILVGSRRAVRMAVENSRLEARSTLLTERLREKLRQLRPGAQ, encoded by the coding sequence GTGAGCGGGCTCGAAGCCCGGGAGCGCGCCGTGCTGCGCGGGGAGATCGCCCGGATCATCTATGAGAACGATGACGGCTCTTTCGCCGTCCTCCGCATCCGCGAAACCGGCAGCCGCGAATATACCGCGCGCGGCGCGCTGGCCGGACTCGCCGCCGGACAGGAGGTCGAACTGGAAGGCTTCTGGGAACAGCATGCCGAATTCGGCCGCCAGTTCAGGGCGGAGAGCTTCCGGATCATCCTGCCGAGCACGCCGGACGGCATCAAACGCTACCTGAGTTCCGGCGCGATTCCCGGCATCGGCAAAAAGACCGCCGGGCTCATCGTGGACCATTTCAAGGAAAAAACGCTCGACATGCTCGACGGCGGCGCATCCTGCCTCGAACAGGTTCCCGGCATCGGCCCCAAGAAAGCCGAAGCCGTCGCCCGGGTCTGGCGGGAGTCGGCTGCGCGGCGCGACAGCTACATCTTCATGCAGGGGCTCGGCATTTCTCCCGCCTTCTGCTCGCGGCTGTTCAAGCGCTATGGCGAAGCCGCGCCGCAGATGGTGCGCACGAACCCGTACCGCCTGGCCGAAGAGGTCGACGGAATCGGCTTCCTGAAGGCGGATGAGATCGCCAGGGCGCTCGGCGTCGCCCGTGATGCCGTGTCGCGGCTGACCGCGGCGGCGGTCTTTACGCTGAACAACATGATTGCGAACGGAAACGTCTGCTGCACGCTCGAGGAGCTCATGGCGGCGACCGCCGACCTGGCCGGCGTGCCGCCCGGAACGGCCCGGCTCGGCATCGAAGCGGCGGTCGAGCGGCGGCTGCTGCGGATCATGGACAACCGGATTTATACGCCGATGCTGGCCCGCGCCGAGCTTGAATTGCCGGAACTCGTCGCCCGGCTCGCCTGCCAGCCGGTTTTCGCGGGGAAAAAGCTGCGTCCGGTCGCCGGGGGGAAGCTGCTGCTGGCCGAGGAGCAGCAGCTGGCGGTCGACCGCGTCAACGAGTCCCCTCTGACGATCATCACCGGCGGTCCCGGCGTCGGCAAGACGACGGTCGTCGGGGAGATCGTCCGGCGCGCCCGCAAGGCCGGGCTCCGGATCGGCATCGCCGCTCCGACCGGGCGTGCCGCCAAGCGGCTCTCCGAATCGACCGGCAGTGCGGCGAAAACGATCCATCGGCTGCTGCAGTTCGACCCGGCCACGAACAAGTTCACCTATGGCGCCGGGGCGCCGCTGCCGTACGATCTCCTGATCGTGGACGAGGTTTCGATGCTCGACCTCCTGCTCGCGCAGGCGCTGTTCCGGGCGATCGAGCCGGGCTGCTCGGTCGTTCTCGTCGGCGACCGCGACCAGCTGCCTTCGGTCGGGCCGGGAACGGTGCTGGAAAGCTTTCTCGCCTCGGGCTGGTTCCGGGTGACGCAGCTTGAGCGGATTTTCCGCCAGGCGGAGGGAAGCCGGATCATCGTGAACGCCCACCGGGTCAACCGCGGCGTCATGCCGGAGAAACCGCAGATGCAGGACGGCGAGCTTGCCGATTTCTACTGGATCGAACAGGACGACCCCGAAAAGGCGCTGGCGATCATCGAGAAGATGGTCGCTGAGCGGATTCCGGCGCGTTTTCCGTTCGATCCGGTCGACGACGTGCAGATTCTGACTCCGATGAACCGCGGCTGCTGCGGCACGGTCACCATCAACGAACGGCTTGAAGCGCTGCTGAATCCGGGCGATAAAATCGCTTTCCGCTTCGGCGAACGCATGTTCAAGCTCGGCGACAAGGTCATGCAGATTGCGAACAACTACGATAAGAGCGTGTTCAACGGCGATATGGGCCGCATCACCCGCATCATGCCGGAGGCGAAGAAATTCACCGTCGTCTTCGACGGGCCGCATTCAGTCGACTACGCGCTTGACGAGGCGGACCAGCTGACGCTCTCCTACGCGGTGACCGTGCACAAGGCGCAGGGCAGCGAATTCCCGGTCGTCGTGCTGCCTTTCCTGACCCAGCATTACATGATGCTGCAGCGGAATCTGCTTTACACCGCCATGACCCGGGCGAAGAAGCTGCTGATTCTGGTCGGCAGCCGCCGGGCGGTCCGGATGGCGGTGGAGAACAGCAGGCTCGAGGCGCGTTCGACGCTGCTGACCGAACGGCTGCGCGAAAAGCTCAGACAGCTCCGGCCCGG